In the Candidatus Kryptobacter tengchongensis genome, one interval contains:
- a CDS encoding Tetratricopeptide repeat-containing protein: MSVSKRSTPLINQYTINLQIENNCFKLHQPNSRVELNLSHKIKRLPLLVILSSFIFSGCSIWKNVMSEFNAYFNTYYNAKVTLEQVEQVLYNRVSSEKFLSIEKFDVEFNLPQNEKNKLDDVIKKCSKILQYYLNTSVGDDALLMIGKAYFYQDNYLGAERKFAELISTFPKSKLYDEALYFLMFTLSKEKKYEEVIISFQTKARHDTKNKNLWKLHKIYGLAKFRIGEIDSAIYYLNLASQQAKGEDKAEILFYLGEINEERNSSESAKFYNNTSKTTKRTNLKIYSLIKYAIQQRKLGNYELSERVLNDLIHSNIDKDYERKVYLELARTHHLSGKIELAIQTYTYLDTTYKRTEESAFGYFELARIYETNLGKYDSAKLFYEKAQVEFPQSEASRQAQRKSAVLNDYFRNRLIISRNDSILNSIKMNSDSTISLNIDSIQNLISQAKYSLAWTFHTSLNRVDSAIYYLKDIIENHPESPVTPRSYYLLGTIYELIDTTKAKEIYLELLRKFPYSEFSTQVAKFIGIKNEIISDTLNKIYNIAISLIDTDPEAAIKMLSTICNHNSNSNLKAKAFYAIGWINEYKLKNFAKAIEYYTNVLNNFPESEYAKMAQIKLNPEKYEQSKATTIPSVQTPATKPVEQIKPTTKETEEPEEEPRVRERKRRRIDDN; this comes from the coding sequence GTGTCTGTTTCAAAAAGAAGTACCCCGCTCATAAATCAATACACGATAAATTTGCAAATTGAAAATAATTGTTTTAAATTACATCAGCCAAATTCAAGAGTAGAATTAAACTTGAGCCACAAGATTAAAAGACTTCCTCTGCTTGTAATATTATCATCTTTTATATTTTCTGGTTGTTCAATCTGGAAAAATGTAATGAGTGAATTCAACGCCTATTTCAACACTTATTACAACGCTAAAGTTACACTTGAACAGGTTGAGCAGGTTTTGTATAACAGGGTTTCCTCTGAAAAATTTTTATCAATTGAAAAATTTGATGTTGAATTTAACCTTCCGCAGAACGAAAAAAATAAACTTGATGATGTTATAAAAAAGTGTTCAAAAATTTTACAATACTACCTGAACACCTCGGTTGGAGATGATGCTCTCCTTATGATAGGTAAGGCATATTTTTATCAAGATAACTACCTTGGGGCGGAAAGAAAATTTGCAGAACTTATATCAACATTTCCAAAAAGCAAACTTTACGACGAAGCGCTTTACTTTCTCATGTTCACCCTCTCAAAAGAGAAAAAATATGAAGAGGTTATAATTTCATTTCAAACAAAAGCAAGACATGACACCAAAAATAAAAACCTGTGGAAACTCCACAAAATTTATGGCTTAGCAAAATTTAGAATTGGCGAAATTGACAGCGCTATTTACTACCTTAACCTCGCATCACAACAAGCAAAGGGTGAGGATAAAGCGGAAATTTTATTTTATCTTGGAGAAATCAACGAAGAAAGAAATTCATCTGAAAGCGCTAAGTTTTACAACAACACCTCAAAAACAACAAAAAGGACAAATCTCAAAATTTACTCGCTCATAAAATATGCAATTCAGCAACGCAAGCTTGGGAATTATGAACTTTCCGAAAGAGTTTTAAACGATCTTATTCATTCAAACATAGACAAGGATTATGAAAGGAAAGTTTATCTTGAGCTTGCGCGCACCCATCATTTATCCGGGAAAATAGAACTTGCAATTCAAACTTACACCTACCTTGATACAACATACAAAAGAACCGAGGAATCCGCATTTGGGTATTTTGAGCTTGCTCGGATTTATGAGACAAATTTGGGGAAATATGACTCAGCGAAATTGTTTTATGAAAAGGCACAGGTTGAGTTTCCACAAAGCGAGGCATCAAGGCAAGCACAGAGAAAATCCGCAGTACTAAATGATTATTTCCGCAACCGTTTGATCATCTCAAGAAATGATAGCATCCTAAACTCAATAAAGATGAACTCGGATTCAACTATATCATTAAACATTGACTCAATACAAAATCTAATCTCACAGGCGAAGTATTCACTCGCATGGACTTTTCACACATCCCTTAACAGGGTTGACTCCGCAATATATTATCTTAAAGACATAATTGAAAATCATCCAGAATCTCCCGTAACACCACGCTCCTATTATCTTCTTGGGACAATATACGAATTGATTGACACAACAAAGGCAAAAGAAATTTATCTTGAGCTGCTAAGAAAATTTCCATACAGTGAATTTTCAACTCAAGTGGCGAAATTTATCGGGATTAAAAACGAAATCATAAGCGACACATTAAATAAAATTTACAACATTGCAATATCTTTAATTGACACAGATCCTGAAGCCGCAATTAAAATGTTAAGCACAATTTGCAACCATAATTCAAACTCAAATTTGAAAGCAAAGGCGTTTTATGCAATTGGGTGGATTAACGAATACAAACTTAAAAATTTTGCAAAGGCGATTGAGTATTACACGAATGTTTTAAACAACTTCCCAGAATCCGAATATGCAAAGATGGCACAGATAAAATTAAATCCTGAAAAATATGAACAGTCAAAGGCGACAAC
- a CDS encoding Fur family transcriptional regulator, ferric uptake regulator — MASAKLIEKVRENFVNHLKKGNLRATEQRYEVLNSVLEMNGHFGAEDLFIRMKNEGKKVSRATVYNTLELLFELGVVSRHKVGNVFVYERAFGREHHDHLICVNCGSIIEFQSEEIEKIQDEICKKYRFKPIRHTHQIFGLCAKCAAKEK, encoded by the coding sequence ATGGCGAGTGCGAAATTAATAGAAAAGGTTCGTGAGAATTTCGTAAATCATTTAAAAAAGGGAAATCTCCGGGCAACGGAACAAAGATATGAGGTTTTAAACTCAGTTCTTGAAATGAATGGACATTTTGGGGCAGAGGATTTATTTATCAGGATGAAAAATGAGGGGAAGAAGGTATCAAGAGCGACTGTCTATAATACGCTTGAGCTTCTTTTTGAACTTGGGGTTGTCTCAAGGCATAAGGTTGGAAATGTTTTCGTTTATGAACGAGCCTTTGGACGGGAACATCACGATCATTTAATTTGTGTTAACTGTGGGTCTATAATTGAATTTCAAAGCGAGGAGATTGAAAAGATTCAGGATGAGATCTGCAAGAAATATAGGTTTAAGCCGATAAGGCACACTCATCAAATTTTCGGACTTTGTGCAAAATGCGCAGCAAAAGAGAAATGA
- a CDS encoding Fe2+ transport system protein FeoA produces MKRGELMRLTEAEPGMELEIYELPVGNFKTHFVRLGVIEGTRVKCIHKLPGGTVVISKRHQEIAVGSEIAKKIMVKKI; encoded by the coding sequence ATGAAAAGGGGTGAGCTAATGAGATTGACTGAAGCAGAGCCTGGAATGGAACTTGAAATTTATGAATTGCCGGTTGGAAATTTTAAAACTCACTTTGTTCGGCTTGGTGTAATAGAGGGGACAAGGGTAAAGTGTATTCATAAGTTGCCCGGTGGCACTGTTGTGATTTCAAAGCGACATCAGGAAATAGCAGTTGGCAGTGAAATAGCAAAAAAAATCATGGTTAAAAAAATTTAG